From Rutidosis leptorrhynchoides isolate AG116_Rl617_1_P2 chromosome 3, CSIRO_AGI_Rlap_v1, whole genome shotgun sequence, a single genomic window includes:
- the LOC139896089 gene encoding phosphoribosylaminoimidazole-succinocarboxamide synthase, chloroplastic-like: MSQADYDEASRKALSLFEYGRQVALQHGLILLDTKYDFRKGSDGSVLLIDEFHTPDSSRYWLAHSYDSRFQNGLEPENIDKVHIFSLCTYYDFQVYLTSQVNYISH; this comes from the exons ATGAGTCAGGCTGATTATGATGAAGCGAGTAGGAAAGCTTTATCTTTGTTCGAGTATGGCCGG CAAGTGGCATTACAACATGGTTTGATATTACTCGATACAAAGTACGATTTTAGAAAGGGCTCTGATGGATCTGTACTATTGATTGATGAG TTTCATACACCCGACTCAAGCAGATACTGGTTAGCCCATTCTTACGACTCCCGCTTTCAGAATGGCCTTGAACCTGAAAACATTGATAAGGTTCACATTTTCTCTTTGTGTACTTACTACGACTTTCAAGTTTATTTGACCTCACAAGTCAACTATATATCTCACTAG
- the LOC139899964 gene encoding uncharacterized protein, with the protein MRWPNAHDVQRLISKHEEIHGFSGMLGSLDCMHWGWKNCPVTWKGQFTRGDHYYPTIMLEAVASYDTWIWHSFFGPTGSNNDINVLNQSDLFNELLKDMSPPCNYTVNGLHFSRGYYLAVGIYPEWSTLVKSFKNTNDPKAKKFKRFQESAIKDSE; encoded by the coding sequence ATGAGATGGCCAAACGCGCATGATGTGCAACGTTTAATTTCTAAACATGAAGAAATACATGGTTTTTCGGGTATGTTAGGGAGCCTCGATTGTATGCATTGGGGTTGGAAAAATTGTCCAGTTACGTGGAAAGGGCAATTTACACGAGGTGATCATTATTACCCAACAATCATGTTGGAGGCAGTTGCCTCGTATGATACATGGATTTGGCATTCCTTTTTTGGGCCGACTGGTTCAAACAACGACATAAACGTTCTAAATCAATCGGATTTATTTAACGAATTACTAAAAGATATGTCACCTCCATGTAACTACACTGTTAATGGATTGCATTTTAGTAGAGGTTATTATTTGGCGGTTGGGATTTATCCGGAATGGTCTACTCTTGTTAAATCTTTCAAAAATACCAATGATCCAAAAGCAAAAAAATTTAAAAGATTCCAAGAGTCTGCTATAAAAGATAGTGAATGA